The proteins below come from a single Miscanthus floridulus cultivar M001 chromosome 1, ASM1932011v1, whole genome shotgun sequence genomic window:
- the LOC136473599 gene encoding FCS-Like Zinc finger 8-like, which translates to MLRNRSRRAVGAGAGAGANQGGAGGVMSELPAATAAQSPRHPSSSSAAAAPVFPSPRPFVAMALPQAGLLLDGSSEGPSSAVSPTSILETKQFFCSALPPFLSERSLRRAHTDAAAPPEPAGVGLADVLRDHGDAKVAGGKVVFGSQLRIQVPPGRAIELVSSPIEFGAKNRDAQLAVLSPARRFLPEVVSSPSARVFAGGVAVVPPGEMAMSEDYTCVISRGPNPRTTHIFDDCIVESCGDLLVDKADKAAAAVAGGGAVACGFLSSCHACNKQLGHGNDILIYQGDKAFCSSECRYQEMLFDEAVDNLR; encoded by the exons ATGCTGCGCAACAGATCGAGAAGAgcggttggtgctggtgctggtgctggtgccaaCCAAGGAGGAGCAGGCGGCGTCATGTCTGAGCTCCCCGCGGCCACTGCCGCCCAATCGCCGAGGCATCCTTCGTCCTCctccgctgctgctgctcctgtgtTCCCTTCCCCGAGGCCGTTCGTGGCGATGGCGCTTCCCCAGGCCGGGCTCCTGTTGGACGGGTCCTCCGAGGGCCCGTCGTCAGCCGTGAGCCCCACCTCCATTCTCGAGACCAAGCAGTTCTTCTGCTCCGCGCTGCCCCCGTTCCTGTCGGAGAGGAGCCTCCGGAGGGCGCACACGGACGCGGCCGCTCCTCCGGAGCCGGCCGGCGTCGGCCTCGCCGACGTGCTCCGGGACCACGGGGACGCCAAGGTCGCCGGGGGCAAGGTGGTGTTCGGTTCCCAGCTCAGAATCCAGGTCCCACCCGGCAGGGCCATCGAGCTGGTCTCCTCCCCGATCGAGTTCGGCGCCAAGAACAGGGACGCGCAGCTCGCGGTGCTGTCGCCGGCCAGGAGGTTCCTGCCGGAGGTCGTGAGCTCGCCGTCCGCCAGGGTGTTCGCCGGCGGCGTGGCCGTCGTGCCCCCCGGGGAAATGGCCATGTCGGAGGACTACACCTGCGTCATCTCGCGCGGCCCGAATCCGAGGACCACGCACATCTTCGACGACTGCATCGTCGAGAGCTGCGGGGATTTGCTAGTCGACAAGGCTGACAAGGCCGCGGCCGCCGTCGCCGGCGGCGGAGCCGTGGCGTGTGGCTTCTTGAGCTCTTGCCATGCATGCAACAAGCAACTTGGACATGGCAATGACATCTTAATCTATCA AGGTGATAAAGCATTCTGCAGCAGTGAGTGCCGGTACCAGGAGATGCTTTTCGACGAAGCAGTGGACAATTTGCGTTAG